The following proteins are encoded in a genomic region of Hymenobacter siberiensis:
- a CDS encoding IS4 family transposase: MKQHFAAKITTLLQQAPFVGHLSRQKFVGQFILGLIKSRNVQFGEVAQHLNDAAKPASNETRIQDFFREVDLNYVLVARILLSLLPAQGKLRLCLDRTEWDFGQCQVNILLVTVGTGEVHVPLYWHLLDNRSGNSNAADRIAVLEKCLALLGKDRIGLVVGDREFVGHAWFKWLKDNGLNFVMRLPKHHCLTHADGRRQAVADLGLVPGQVRRFAHVQVDGVWGQVWVKAVAADAFVFLFATAGLNHLEQLYAKRWTIEQCFQNLKGRGFNLEATHLRCFQKLRKLVALVSLAYAFCLGVGAAAHGGRQPIARKNHGYRAASLSRHGLNLLRQLARPLTLPEDPLARLVETLLNWITRQLAKNQLLKIVG; encoded by the coding sequence GTGAAGCAACACTTCGCCGCTAAAATTACGACGCTTTTGCAGCAGGCCCCGTTTGTGGGCCACTTGTCCCGCCAAAAGTTTGTGGGCCAGTTTATTCTTGGCCTGATAAAGAGCCGCAACGTGCAATTCGGCGAGGTGGCCCAGCACCTCAATGACGCGGCCAAGCCCGCCTCGAACGAAACGCGCATTCAGGACTTTTTCCGCGAAGTAGACCTCAATTACGTACTGGTGGCCAGGATTTTACTGAGTTTGTTGCCTGCGCAGGGCAAGCTGCGCTTATGCCTCGACCGCACGGAGTGGGACTTCGGCCAGTGCCAAGTGAACATCCTGCTCGTCACCGTCGGCACGGGCGAGGTCCACGTGCCCCTTTATTGGCACCTGCTCGACAACCGCAGCGGCAACTCCAACGCCGCCGACCGCATCGCGGTGCTCGAAAAGTGCCTGGCCTTGCTGGGCAAAGACCGCATCGGCCTGGTCGTGGGCGACCGGGAATTTGTCGGCCATGCGTGGTTCAAGTGGCTCAAAGACAATGGGCTTAATTTTGTCATGCGCCTGCCCAAGCACCACTGCCTGACCCACGCCGACGGCCGGCGGCAGGCCGTGGCCGACCTGGGCCTGGTGCCGGGGCAGGTGCGCCGCTTCGCCCACGTGCAGGTCGACGGAGTCTGGGGGCAGGTCTGGGTCAAGGCCGTGGCGGCGGACGCGTTTGTCTTCCTGTTTGCCACGGCCGGTCTGAACCACCTCGAGCAACTCTATGCCAAGCGCTGGACGATTGAGCAATGCTTTCAAAATCTGAAAGGGCGGGGCTTTAACCTGGAAGCCACCCACTTGCGCTGTTTCCAAAAGCTGCGCAAGCTCGTGGCCCTGGTCAGCCTGGCCTACGCGTTTTGTCTGGGCGTGGGCGCGGCCGCCCACGGCGGCCGCCAGCCCATTGCCCGCAAAAACCACGGCTACCGGGCCGCCAGCCTGAGCCGCCACGGCCTCAATCTGCTCCGCCAACTCGCCCGCCCGCTGACCCTGCCCGAGGACCCATTGGCCCGCTTGGTTGAAACGCTACTGAACTGGATTACGAGGCAACTTGCTAAAAATCAATTACTAAAAATAGTAGGGTAG